From one Rubrobacter xylanophilus genomic stretch:
- a CDS encoding DNA glycosylase AlkZ-like family protein, whose translation MAEGGPSRPRPATSRQFAEWSGRGLDDDRGAFSLIEEELVEVALDGRPARLLERDLRALSSPPEPSGVRLLPAQDPFLQQRDRATLLPEQATRRRLWQPVRGPCSWTGRSAGTWRARTARAGLEATVEPFGRPSRAVREEIEAEAEHLAAFRGRETVSIRYAG comes from the coding sequence GTGGCTGAGGGAGGCCCCTCCCGTCCCCGACCGGCCACCTCGCGGCAGTTCGCCGAGTGGTCCGGGCGGGGCCTGGACGACGACAGGGGCGCATTCTCCCTCATCGAGGAAGAGCTTGTCGAGGTCGCCCTCGACGGGAGGCCAGCCCGTCTCCTCGAGCGCGACCTGAGGGCCCTCTCCTCGCCGCCCGAACCCAGCGGCGTCCGGCTCCTGCCCGCGCAGGACCCTTTCCTGCAGCAGCGCGACCGGGCGACGCTACTGCCAGAGCAGGCCACACGGCGGAGGCTGTGGCAGCCGGTCCGCGGGCCGTGCTCGTGGACGGGAAGATCAGCGGGCACGTGGCGAGCCCGGACCGCACGCGCCGGGCTCGAGGCGACCGTCGAGCCCTTCGGCCGCCCGTCGCGAGCCGTGAGGGAGGAGATCGAGGCCGAAGCGGAACACCTCGCTGCCTTTCGGGGTCGCGAGACGGTGAGCATCAGGTACGCCGGGTAG